A DNA window from Thermococcus sp. 4557 contains the following coding sequences:
- a CDS encoding DUF1464 family protein: MRVIGVDPGTKSFDVIGLEDGRIKLDLTFPSEVVAEDPGRIVKAIEDFNAELIIGPSGYGVPLKHISELTERDRFEMTLVREEEMKEIPVLLGLQEMVGQMAEKGMNVWFIPGVIHLPTVPEWRKYNKVDMGTADKMAITVLGIYDQAKRLGIEYSEVSFVLLEVGFGYNYAGAVKGGKIVDGIGGTIFPGPAYVNSGALDGEVAYLMGGIKKWHLFWGGATVIAANEILPPEEFAKRLDEEPFSRAWEAMKDGFIKAVASELAVVGRAREIILSGRLMRMDELRKDVEDTFEELFDLPVVRQRGLEGKAKEAAQGSAIIGDGLAGGQFKELVEHVEIKKSRGSVLDYVKLPIDV, encoded by the coding sequence GTGAGGGTCATAGGTGTTGACCCTGGAACCAAGAGCTTCGATGTCATAGGCCTTGAGGACGGAAGGATAAAGCTCGATTTAACGTTTCCGAGCGAGGTCGTTGCCGAAGACCCGGGGAGGATCGTTAAGGCCATCGAGGACTTCAACGCCGAGCTCATAATCGGCCCCTCTGGCTACGGGGTTCCGCTGAAGCACATAAGCGAGCTGACCGAGAGGGACCGCTTCGAGATGACCCTCGTCAGAGAGGAGGAAATGAAGGAAATCCCCGTTCTCCTCGGCCTCCAGGAGATGGTCGGCCAGATGGCCGAGAAGGGCATGAACGTCTGGTTCATTCCGGGCGTTATTCACCTTCCGACCGTCCCTGAGTGGAGGAAGTACAACAAGGTGGACATGGGGACGGCGGACAAGATGGCGATAACCGTGCTCGGCATCTACGACCAGGCGAAGAGGCTTGGAATTGAGTACAGCGAGGTTTCCTTCGTCCTCCTCGAGGTGGGCTTCGGCTACAACTACGCTGGAGCTGTGAAGGGAGGAAAAATCGTTGATGGCATCGGCGGGACGATATTCCCCGGCCCTGCGTACGTAAACAGCGGCGCCCTCGACGGCGAGGTCGCCTATTTGATGGGAGGGATAAAGAAGTGGCATCTCTTCTGGGGCGGGGCAACGGTAATAGCGGCCAACGAGATACTTCCACCGGAGGAGTTTGCCAAGCGGCTCGACGAGGAGCCCTTCTCAAGGGCCTGGGAGGCTATGAAGGACGGCTTCATTAAGGCCGTTGCCTCAGAACTTGCCGTCGTTGGAAGGGCCAGAGAGATAATCCTCTCAGGCAGGCTGATGCGCATGGACGAGCTGAGGAAGGACGTGGAGGATACCTTCGAGGAGCTCTTTGACCTTCCCGTCGTCAGGCAGAGGGGCCTTGAGGGTAAGGCCAAAGAGGCCGCCCAGGGGAGCGCCATAATCGGCGACGGCCTCGCTGGAGGTCAGTTCAAGGAGCTCGTGGAGCACGTGGAGATAAAGAAGAGCCGTGGAAGCGTCCTTGACTACGTAAAGCTCCCGATTGATGTTTAA
- the thsB gene encoding thermosome subunit beta — MAQLAGQPVVILPEGTQRYVGRDAQRLNILAARIIAETVRTTLGPKGMDKMLVDSLGDIVITNDGATILDEMDIQHPAAKMMVEVAKTQDKEAGDGTTTAVVIAGELLRKAEELLDQNIHPSIIIKGYALAAEKAQEILDNMAREIDVEDAEILKKAAVTSITGKAAEEEREYLAEIAVDAVRQVAEKVDGTYKVDLDNIKFEKKEGGSVRDTRLVRGVVIDKEVVHPGMPKRVENAKIALINEALEVKETETDAEIRITSPEQLQAFLEQEEKMLREMVDKIKEVGANVVFVQKGIDDLAQHYLAKYGILAVRRVKKSDMEKLAKATGAKIVTNVRDLTAEDLGEAELVEQRKVAGENMIFVEGCKNPKAVTILIRGGTEHVVDEVERALEDAVKVVKDIVEDGKILAAGGAPEIELSIRLDEFAKEVGGKEQLAIENFAEALKVIPRTLAENAGLDPIEILVKVIAAHKEKGPTIGVDVFEGEPADMMEKGVIAPVRVTKQAIKSASEAAIMILRIDDVIAASKLEKDKGGEGGGSDFGSDLD; from the coding sequence ATGGCCCAGCTCGCTGGACAGCCGGTTGTTATTCTGCCTGAGGGAACCCAGAGGTACGTTGGAAGGGATGCCCAGAGGCTCAACATTCTTGCCGCGAGGATAATCGCGGAGACCGTCAGGACCACCCTCGGCCCGAAGGGTATGGACAAGATGCTCGTTGACAGCCTCGGAGACATCGTCATCACCAACGACGGTGCAACCATCCTCGACGAGATGGACATCCAGCACCCGGCCGCGAAGATGATGGTTGAGGTTGCTAAGACTCAGGACAAGGAGGCTGGCGATGGAACCACTACCGCCGTCGTCATCGCCGGTGAGCTTCTCAGGAAGGCTGAGGAGCTCCTTGACCAGAACATCCATCCGAGCATAATCATAAAGGGTTACGCCCTGGCCGCCGAGAAGGCCCAGGAGATACTTGACAACATGGCCAGGGAGATCGACGTTGAGGACGCCGAGATCCTCAAGAAGGCCGCTGTCACCTCCATCACCGGTAAGGCCGCCGAGGAGGAGCGCGAGTACCTCGCCGAGATAGCTGTTGACGCCGTCAGGCAGGTCGCCGAGAAGGTCGACGGCACCTACAAGGTCGACCTCGACAACATCAAGTTCGAGAAGAAGGAGGGCGGCAGTGTCAGGGACACCAGGCTCGTTCGCGGCGTCGTCATCGACAAGGAAGTTGTCCACCCGGGAATGCCGAAGAGGGTTGAGAACGCGAAGATTGCCCTCATCAACGAGGCCCTCGAGGTCAAGGAGACCGAGACCGACGCCGAGATCAGGATCACCAGCCCGGAGCAGCTCCAGGCCTTCCTCGAGCAGGAGGAGAAGATGCTCCGCGAGATGGTCGACAAGATCAAGGAGGTCGGCGCCAACGTCGTCTTCGTCCAGAAGGGCATCGATGACCTCGCCCAGCACTACCTGGCCAAGTACGGCATCCTCGCCGTGAGGAGGGTTAAGAAGAGCGACATGGAGAAGCTCGCCAAGGCCACCGGCGCCAAGATCGTCACCAACGTCCGCGACCTCACTGCCGAGGACCTCGGTGAGGCCGAGCTCGTCGAGCAGAGGAAGGTCGCCGGCGAGAACATGATTTTCGTCGAGGGCTGCAAGAACCCGAAGGCCGTCACTATACTCATCCGCGGCGGCACCGAGCACGTCGTCGACGAGGTTGAGCGCGCCCTTGAGGACGCCGTCAAGGTCGTCAAGGACATCGTCGAGGACGGCAAGATACTCGCCGCCGGCGGTGCTCCGGAGATCGAGCTCAGCATAAGGCTCGACGAGTTCGCCAAGGAGGTCGGCGGCAAGGAGCAGCTCGCCATCGAGAACTTCGCCGAGGCCCTCAAGGTCATCCCGAGGACCCTCGCCGAGAACGCCGGTCTCGACCCGATCGAGATCCTCGTGAAGGTCATCGCCGCCCACAAGGAGAAGGGCCCGACCATCGGTGTCGACGTCTTCGAGGGCGAGCCGGCCGACATGATGGAGAAGGGCGTCATCGCCCCGGTCAGGGTCACCAAGCAGGCCATCAAGAGCGCCAGCGAGGCGGCAATAATGATCCTCAGGATCGACGACGTCATCGCCGCCAGCAAGCTCGAGAAGGACAAGGGCGGCGAGGGCGGAGGCAGCGACTTCGGTAGCGACCTCGACTGA
- a CDS encoding VWA domain-containing protein, with protein sequence MEPREKRLVFPFSAIVGQEKAKLALLAVAVNPLIGGVLLKGDKGTGKSTLVRALANVLPEIEVVADCPFNCNPGNPLEMCDSCYERYERGEGLPVAKRKMRVVDLPLSVTIDRLVGTVDVERFLKEGKKALQPGILAEANRNVLYIDEVNLLDDYIADSLLDAAAMGWNTIEREGISFRHPARFILVGSMNPEEGELRPQILDRFGLCVEVSAPMNPEERIEIVKRVEEFHEDPINFYKKYESEEKKLTERIVKAREVLPKVEISDDLLKLLAETVVNLGIKTNRAEIATIKTAKAIAALNGRRRVSLEDLEKAMELALPHRLRDRPFQKPPQMRPPKPKDDREHNQDHKHHHKHEHKKGEKSGSARSRGTGNLEQNFRSSEAKIPGIESKNFDGGEFTGYRSSRDVSVTVINFPKGVPVSYLPPTNGKIKDVDFYNSLVWAALNGKKPPIKLNLKDVRVRVRKAKAPTLWVLLLDSSGSMAVQKRISIAKGIAEKLVENGYIKKSKMAMIVAKGNQAEIFVPPTKNYWEVLEKIESVPTGGRTPLSSALYNLLLLANRERMKDRSVKVRAFLITDGKANVPLFGRRIKEEITELARALKKREIELTVYDTRGRGISPGLSYVPILERVAGAKVHKV encoded by the coding sequence CAAGCTGGCACTGCTGGCCGTGGCCGTTAATCCACTGATTGGTGGTGTCCTGCTTAAAGGAGATAAGGGAACGGGAAAATCGACCTTAGTTAGGGCTCTGGCCAACGTCTTGCCCGAGATTGAAGTTGTGGCGGACTGTCCCTTCAACTGCAATCCGGGGAACCCGCTGGAGATGTGCGACAGCTGTTATGAGAGGTATGAGCGGGGAGAAGGACTGCCAGTGGCAAAGAGGAAGATGCGCGTTGTGGACCTGCCCCTCAGTGTTACCATAGACAGGCTCGTTGGAACCGTTGATGTGGAGCGCTTTTTAAAGGAGGGCAAAAAAGCTCTGCAGCCGGGAATACTAGCGGAAGCAAACAGAAACGTGCTCTACATTGATGAGGTCAACCTCCTGGACGACTACATAGCCGATTCACTCTTAGATGCTGCAGCAATGGGATGGAACACTATAGAGAGGGAGGGAATCTCCTTCAGGCATCCGGCGAGGTTCATCCTGGTTGGAAGCATGAACCCAGAGGAAGGCGAGCTCAGACCGCAGATCCTCGACAGGTTCGGTTTATGCGTTGAAGTTTCAGCACCTATGAACCCGGAGGAGAGGATAGAGATAGTCAAGCGCGTTGAGGAGTTCCATGAAGACCCCATAAACTTCTACAAAAAATATGAGAGCGAAGAGAAGAAGCTCACGGAGAGGATCGTTAAGGCGAGGGAGGTTCTGCCGAAGGTCGAGATAAGCGACGATTTGCTGAAGCTTTTGGCTGAAACGGTCGTTAACCTGGGAATCAAAACCAACAGGGCCGAGATAGCCACGATAAAGACGGCCAAAGCGATAGCCGCCCTAAACGGGAGGAGAAGGGTCTCACTGGAAGACTTAGAAAAAGCTATGGAATTAGCTTTACCGCACCGCCTGAGGGACAGGCCGTTCCAAAAGCCGCCCCAGATGAGGCCCCCAAAGCCTAAAGATGATAGGGAGCACAATCAAGATCATAAGCACCACCACAAGCATGAGCACAAGAAGGGAGAAAAAAGTGGAAGCGCTCGAAGTCGAGGAACTGGAAACTTAGAGCAGAATTTTCGCTCGAGCGAGGCTAAAATCCCGGGGATAGAAAGCAAAAACTTTGATGGAGGCGAATTCACGGGATACCGGTCCTCAAGGGACGTCAGCGTTACAGTAATAAACTTCCCCAAAGGCGTTCCAGTTTCGTATCTCCCACCAACCAACGGCAAAATTAAAGACGTTGATTTTTACAACTCTCTGGTTTGGGCAGCTCTGAATGGAAAAAAGCCTCCAATAAAGCTTAATTTAAAGGACGTTCGTGTTAGGGTCAGGAAGGCAAAGGCACCAACGCTCTGGGTTTTGCTCCTGGATTCGAGCGGAAGCATGGCCGTGCAGAAGAGGATAAGCATTGCGAAGGGAATAGCGGAGAAATTGGTTGAGAACGGCTACATCAAAAAGTCAAAGATGGCCATGATCGTTGCGAAAGGTAACCAGGCGGAGATATTTGTTCCACCCACTAAGAACTACTGGGAAGTGCTTGAGAAAATAGAGAGCGTTCCGACTGGAGGGAGGACACCTTTAAGCTCTGCCCTCTACAATCTTTTGCTTTTGGCGAACAGGGAGAGGATGAAGGACCGGTCGGTCAAGGTGAGGGCTTTTCTAATAACCGACGGAAAGGCAAACGTGCCGCTCTTTGGAAGGAGGATTAAGGAGGAAATAACGGAGCTTGCCAGGGCGCTGAAAAAGAGGGAGATTGAGCTCACGGTTTATGACACGAGAGGAAGGGGGATAAGCCCGGGCCTGTCCTATGTCCCCATCCTGGAGCGGGTTGCCGGGGCAAAGGTGCATAAAGTTTAG